The following proteins are encoded in a genomic region of Arthrobacter jiangjiafuii:
- a CDS encoding glycoside hydrolase family 13 protein, with the protein MSTPAVPRVRHDLRTIPVHPAPPGREWWRSSVIYQIYPRSFRDLRGDGVGDLPGITAEIPALAELAIDAIWLSPFYKSPQKDAGYDVADYCSVDPIFGTLDDFDALVARAAEYGIRVIVDLVPNHCSDQHPLFQAALAAEPGTPARDMFIFRDGRGANGELPPNNWQSHFGGPAWTRVPNPDGTDGQWYLHLFDSSQPDFNWDNPAVREEFERILRFWLDRGVGGFRVDVAHALIKKSGLPDWGGTADGASSVGFPGSAAPMFGQAEIHDIFRSWRKLLDEYDGDRVLCAEANVDPVDRITDWVRSDEMQQAFNFAYLNHPWEPRELRRIIDSSLRAFDRVGAPTTWVLSNHDVVRHVSRFGLEANNLRSGDGIGPRDSQPDYLLGADRARAATMLMLGLPGGVYLYQGEELGLPDHTLLPDEFRQDPTYHRTAGLRVGRDGSRVPLPWRVNEPSFGFSSTGRSWLPQPGFWGRHSRDIERQDPFSPLNMYRSALSVRRGRGLGAGSLAWWPEHDDEGLVAFVNGNVLVAMNMGEAPVQLPELPVLAVSAPSALEGTRLRPNRTVWLQLD; encoded by the coding sequence ATGTCCACACCAGCTGTACCCCGCGTCCGACACGACCTGCGCACCATCCCGGTCCACCCAGCCCCGCCCGGCCGCGAATGGTGGCGTTCCTCGGTTATTTACCAGATCTACCCGCGGTCCTTCCGGGACCTGCGCGGCGACGGCGTCGGTGACCTTCCCGGCATCACCGCCGAGATTCCCGCGCTGGCCGAGCTGGCGATCGATGCCATCTGGCTCTCGCCGTTCTATAAGTCTCCGCAGAAGGATGCCGGTTACGACGTCGCCGACTACTGCTCCGTAGATCCGATCTTCGGTACGCTCGATGATTTCGACGCACTGGTTGCCCGCGCTGCCGAGTACGGAATCCGGGTCATCGTGGACCTGGTTCCCAACCACTGCTCCGACCAGCACCCCCTCTTCCAGGCGGCGCTGGCGGCCGAACCCGGCACTCCGGCACGGGACATGTTCATCTTCCGGGACGGACGCGGTGCCAACGGGGAGCTGCCGCCGAACAACTGGCAGTCCCACTTCGGCGGCCCGGCCTGGACCCGCGTCCCCAACCCGGACGGCACGGATGGCCAGTGGTACCTGCATCTGTTCGATTCCTCCCAGCCGGATTTCAACTGGGACAACCCGGCGGTCCGCGAGGAGTTTGAACGGATCCTCCGCTTCTGGCTCGACCGCGGGGTGGGTGGCTTCCGAGTGGATGTCGCCCATGCCCTGATCAAGAAGTCGGGCCTGCCGGACTGGGGCGGCACGGCCGACGGCGCATCATCCGTAGGCTTCCCCGGCTCCGCCGCCCCCATGTTCGGCCAGGCGGAGATCCACGATATTTTCCGGTCCTGGCGCAAGCTCCTGGACGAGTACGACGGCGACCGCGTGCTGTGCGCCGAAGCGAACGTCGATCCCGTGGACCGGATCACCGACTGGGTCCGCTCCGATGAGATGCAGCAGGCCTTTAACTTCGCGTACCTGAACCATCCGTGGGAACCCCGGGAGCTGCGCCGGATCATTGATTCCTCGCTGCGGGCCTTTGACCGGGTGGGGGCGCCCACCACCTGGGTGCTGTCCAACCACGACGTCGTCCGGCATGTTTCCCGCTTCGGCCTGGAAGCGAACAACCTGCGCAGCGGCGACGGTATCGGCCCCCGCGACAGCCAGCCGGATTACCTGCTGGGGGCTGACCGGGCCCGGGCCGCGACCATGCTGATGCTCGGCCTTCCCGGAGGTGTCTATCTGTACCAGGGCGAAGAACTCGGGCTGCCCGACCACACCCTGCTGCCCGACGAGTTCCGGCAGGACCCCACATACCACCGCACGGCTGGTCTGCGTGTGGGCCGGGACGGCAGCCGCGTCCCGCTGCCGTGGCGCGTGAACGAGCCCTCCTTTGGGTTCAGCTCGACTGGCAGGAGCTGGCTGCCCCAGCCTGGGTTCTGGGGCCGACATTCCCGGGACATCGAGCGCCAGGATCCGTTCTCACCGCTGAACATGTACCGCTCTGCCCTGTCGGTGCGGCGGGGGCGCGGCCTGGGCGCCGGGTCCCTGGCCTGGTGGCCGGAGCACGACGACGAAGGGCTGGTGGCGTTCGTCAACGGCAACGTCTTGGTCGCCATGAACATGGGTGAAGCACCGGTGCAGCTTCCGGAGCTCCCGGTCCTGGCCGTGAGCGCGCCGTCGGCCCTTGAGGGCACCCGGCTGCGTCCCAACAGAACGGTCTGGCTGCAGCTGGATTAG
- a CDS encoding DUF4032 domain-containing protein has product MTEPAGAQWLDEPTDWDQPGKLPRTRSSSTEKSLASLNITAASMDPALLDLPWDLPLEDWPKDNLAALPRGISRHVVRFARMGDSLIAIKETSEHVARQEYHMLRKLRRLNVPSVAPVAVISGRHDANGDELQPVLVTKHLRFSLPYRAVFSQTLREVTLTRLIDAQALLLVRLHLAGFYWGDVSLSNTLFRRDAGAFAAYLVDAETGELYPELSRGQREYDLEIARVNIAGELMDLAEGGLIEDSVDPLATSERIMDSYRNLWAELTEKESFELGERWRVNARIRRLNDLGFDVDELTIKSTADGSQVQLQPKVVDAGHHQRRLLGLTGLDAQENQARRLLNDMDSYRADNNPDLDEELSAHLWVTQVFEPIVKAVPRELGSKLEQAEVVHEVLEHRWYMSEKENRNVPMAEAVQSYMDTVLRHRRDEAAILLTADTRTMKILESGAGPDQMTDG; this is encoded by the coding sequence ATGACCGAACCTGCAGGCGCACAATGGCTGGATGAGCCCACGGATTGGGACCAGCCCGGGAAGCTGCCCCGGACCCGCAGCTCCTCAACGGAAAAATCCCTCGCCTCCCTGAACATCACGGCGGCGTCGATGGATCCTGCCCTACTGGACCTGCCCTGGGATTTGCCGCTGGAGGACTGGCCGAAGGACAACCTCGCAGCCCTGCCCCGCGGCATTTCCCGCCATGTGGTCCGCTTTGCCCGGATGGGCGATTCGCTGATAGCCATCAAGGAAACCAGCGAACACGTGGCCCGGCAGGAATACCACATGCTGCGCAAGCTGCGCCGGCTCAATGTCCCCTCGGTGGCCCCGGTGGCTGTCATCAGCGGCCGCCACGACGCGAACGGCGACGAGCTGCAGCCGGTCCTCGTGACCAAACACCTGCGCTTCTCGCTGCCATACCGGGCCGTCTTCTCCCAGACCCTGCGCGAGGTCACCCTCACCCGCCTCATTGACGCCCAGGCACTGCTGCTGGTCCGCCTGCATCTGGCCGGGTTCTACTGGGGCGATGTCTCCCTGTCCAACACCCTGTTCCGGCGTGATGCCGGCGCCTTCGCCGCGTACCTCGTGGACGCTGAAACCGGGGAACTCTACCCGGAGTTGTCCCGCGGCCAGCGTGAGTATGACCTCGAAATCGCCCGCGTGAACATTGCCGGGGAGTTGATGGACCTTGCCGAGGGCGGCCTGATCGAGGACAGTGTGGATCCGCTGGCGACCAGTGAACGGATCATGGACAGCTACCGCAATCTCTGGGCCGAACTCACCGAGAAGGAGTCCTTTGAACTCGGTGAGCGCTGGCGCGTCAACGCCCGCATCCGCCGCCTCAACGACCTCGGGTTCGACGTCGACGAGCTCACCATCAAGAGCACCGCGGACGGCAGCCAGGTCCAGCTGCAGCCCAAAGTGGTCGACGCCGGCCACCACCAGCGCCGCCTCCTGGGCCTGACCGGCCTGGATGCCCAGGAGAACCAGGCCCGCCGCCTGCTCAACGACATGGACTCCTACCGGGCAGACAACAACCCTGACCTGGACGAGGAATTGAGCGCCCATCTGTGGGTCACCCAGGTGTTCGAGCCGATCGTGAAGGCGGTGCCGCGGGAGCTGGGCAGCAAGCTGGAGCAGGCCGAAGTGGTGCACGAGGTGCTCGAGCACCGCTGGTACATGTCGGAAAAGGAAAACCGCAATGTTCCCATGGCCGAAGCGGTCCAGTCCTATATGGACACCGTGCTCCGGCACCGCCGCGACGAGGCAGCCATCCTGCTCACCGCCGATACCCGGACCATGAAGATCCTCGAGTCCGGCGCGGGACCTGACCAGATGACGGACGGGTAG
- a CDS encoding FAD-binding oxidoreductase, which yields MTADTLLDLARSLPDIEMDSSAAIRAAYGSDQGPVLEQMSPLAVLWARSVEEVQEILRWASRTGTTVVPRGAGTGVSGGAHATAGCIVLSLERMNRILEIRPDDELAVVEPGVINADLNKAAGEHGLMYAPDPASYRISTVGGNVATNAGGLRCAKYGVTRDSVLALDVVLADGTLVSTGHQTFKGVAGYDLTALFTGSEGTLGIVVGITVRLRYQPVKTCTVAGFFPDIESAAAGVLAVGRARVQPAIMELLDGPTMAALDAVHGSDLRSRGGALLLIQTDGYGAEAEAAVVRAALAALGGTVSLEDNEEALALVDLRRHSRGDAVHTEVRVGEDVAVPRSGLVTYIAELNRMAGRHQVRLKVVAHAGDGNVHPTFWVDAAEGSAGVERLDAALDESISVALAMGGTITGEHGVGQFKLRWLGQEQQAEVQELQRQIKSVFDPAGILNPGKAILP from the coding sequence ATGACCGCCGACACGCTGCTGGACCTTGCCCGTTCCCTGCCTGACATCGAAATGGACAGTTCCGCAGCCATCCGGGCAGCCTATGGCAGCGACCAGGGTCCGGTCCTGGAGCAGATGAGTCCGCTGGCCGTCCTCTGGGCACGCTCCGTCGAGGAGGTGCAGGAAATCCTGCGGTGGGCCTCACGCACAGGCACAACGGTTGTGCCTCGTGGTGCAGGAACCGGAGTCTCTGGCGGAGCTCACGCCACCGCCGGCTGCATAGTGCTCAGCCTGGAACGGATGAACAGGATCCTCGAGATCCGCCCCGATGACGAACTGGCAGTGGTGGAGCCGGGGGTCATTAACGCTGATCTGAACAAGGCCGCCGGTGAGCATGGACTCATGTATGCGCCTGACCCGGCCAGCTACCGCATCTCCACCGTGGGTGGCAACGTGGCCACCAACGCGGGCGGCCTGCGTTGCGCCAAATATGGCGTCACCCGTGATTCGGTCCTGGCCTTGGATGTTGTCCTGGCCGACGGCACGCTGGTGAGCACCGGACACCAGACCTTCAAGGGCGTAGCAGGGTATGACCTGACTGCGTTGTTTACCGGCTCGGAGGGAACCCTCGGCATCGTTGTCGGCATCACCGTGCGGCTGCGCTACCAACCGGTGAAGACCTGCACCGTGGCCGGTTTCTTTCCGGACATCGAGAGCGCCGCCGCCGGAGTCCTTGCCGTGGGCCGGGCACGGGTGCAGCCGGCGATTATGGAACTGCTCGACGGGCCGACCATGGCCGCACTGGACGCCGTCCACGGCTCTGACCTCCGAAGCCGTGGGGGAGCGCTGCTGCTGATCCAGACCGATGGATACGGTGCCGAGGCAGAAGCCGCCGTGGTGCGCGCGGCGTTGGCTGCGCTGGGCGGAACAGTGAGCCTGGAAGACAACGAAGAAGCGCTGGCGCTGGTGGACCTGCGCCGGCACAGCCGCGGCGATGCGGTGCATACAGAGGTCCGCGTCGGCGAGGACGTGGCGGTGCCGCGCTCAGGCCTGGTGACCTACATTGCCGAGTTGAACCGGATGGCCGGCAGGCACCAGGTGCGGCTCAAGGTGGTGGCGCACGCCGGGGACGGCAATGTGCATCCCACGTTTTGGGTCGATGCGGCAGAGGGCAGCGCCGGCGTCGAGCGTCTGGACGCTGCCCTGGACGAATCCATCAGCGTGGCCCTTGCGATGGGCGGCACCATCACCGGTGAACACGGCGTGGGCCAGTTCAAACTCCGCTGGCTGGGCCAGGAGCAGCAGGCCGAGGTCCAGGAGCTGCAGCGCCAGATCAAATCGGTGTTCGATCCGGCCGGAATCCTGAACCCCGGCAAAGCCATCCTGCCTTAG
- a CDS encoding SRPBCC domain-containing protein: MNSSLFSHAEQPEPSREAATVADIVLERVVPRELHEAFNGFIEYIHLWWPQEYTEYGEDTHPAFEAGALTETGADGQVSLWATVTSKVQDAELVLDWVAAQNPQTPSEVRISFVPVTDSETRVSLTHTGLGRVAEPVETALGFSASWPVILDRYARFMGAR; encoded by the coding sequence ATGAACTCCTCCCTCTTTTCCCACGCCGAGCAGCCCGAGCCGTCCCGGGAGGCTGCTACGGTCGCTGACATCGTCCTCGAGCGGGTGGTGCCCCGCGAGCTGCACGAGGCGTTCAACGGATTCATCGAGTACATCCACCTCTGGTGGCCGCAGGAGTACACGGAGTACGGGGAAGACACGCACCCGGCATTCGAGGCCGGCGCCCTTACGGAAACAGGTGCTGACGGACAGGTCTCTCTGTGGGCCACTGTCACTTCGAAGGTGCAGGACGCCGAACTGGTTTTGGATTGGGTGGCGGCCCAGAATCCGCAGACCCCAAGCGAGGTGCGCATCAGCTTTGTTCCGGTCACGGACAGTGAAACCCGTGTCAGCCTCACGCACACCGGGCTGGGCCGGGTAGCCGAACCGGTGGAGACCGCGCTCGGCTTCTCGGCCTCTTGGCCTGTGATCCTGGACCGCTACGCGCGTTTCATGGGTGCCAGATAG